Part of the Microbacterium sp. Clip185 genome is shown below.
AGTGCGCGCCCGCCGTTGGAGGGATCGTCGGGAATCGCGATGCGGCCGCCGTCGGGGATCTCGTCGGTGTCGCCGAGGGTCGCAGAGAAGATGCCCCACTGGGTGATGAGCGTCGAGAAGACCGGCGTGAGGTCCTCTCCGTTCTGGGCATTGAAGTTGGAGAGGTACAGGATGTGCTGGAACGCGTTGCCGTCGACCGTTCCGGCGGCGAGCTCCGTGTTCGGCAGCACCCAGTCGTCGACGTTGACCCAGGTCACGTCGAGCCCCTTCTCGGAGGCGATGTCGGCGACGGCGGCCTGGAAGTCGTTGTCCTCGCTGACGGCGATGCGCAGCGCCGCACGCTCGGTGCCGGCCGCCGCGGCAGCAGGCTCCTCCGACCGGGTGAGGTTCGCGACGATCGCGACGACGCCGACGATGACGGCCACGACGGCGACGGCCGCGACGCTCAGCCAGGTGGTGCGCCGACGCCTGCGCGACGCGTCGAGGGCGGTACGCAGGTCGGGGGATTCGGGTGACTTCTCGGACATGGATCTCTGCCTCTCTGGCCGAGGCGCCGGTGACGCTCACGGCTCGGTGTGCTGTGCGGGGGCGACGCGGGGTCGCGATGCCCCATTGCGCCACGCGGAATCGGTCGGGCTCCACCGCATCCGTCACACCCCGTCGTCGGTCGTCACATCCCGTCACGCGCGGCCGGCGGATGCGGCGAGAGGGAGAGCCGGGCTCTGGTAGGGTCGCAGCGTGCTTACCTGTCGTTGTTGTCGCTGAGTGATCCCGTGCGCCCTCTCGCGCACCCTCACCGATAACCTCCGACAATCCGCGGGCTCCCGATCTCAGGCCCCGCCGCACCCAGGGACACCTCCATGCGTTACGCATCCAACGTCGCCGCGCTCGTCGGCAACACCCCGCTCGTCAAGCTCAACCGCGTCACCGACGGCATCGCTGCCACGGTGCTCGCCAAGGTCGAGTACTTCAACCCCGGCGGCTCCGCCAAGGACCGCATCGCGAAGAACATCATCGACGCCGCGGAGCGCGACGGCCTGCTGCGCCCGGGCGGCACGATCGTCGAGCCCACGAGCGGCAACACCGGCGTGGGCCTTGCGCTGGTGGCTCTCGAGCGCGGCTACCGCATGATCTTCGTCGTCCCCGACAAGTTCGCCGGCGAGAAGGTCGCGGTGCTGCGGGCCTACGGTGCCGAGGTCGTGATGACTCCGACCTCGGTTCCACCCGAGCATCCGGACTCCTACTACAGCGTGTCCGACCGGCTGGCGAGTGAGATCCCCGGGGCGTTCAAGCCGAATCAGTTCGCCAACCAGAACGGCCCGCGCGGACACTTCGAGACCACGGGGCCGGAGATCTGGGCCGACACCGACGGTGCCGTCACCCACTTCGTCGCCGGCATCGGCACCGGCGGCACGATCAGCGGCACGGGTCGCTTCCTCAAGCAGGCGTCCGAGGGACGCGTCACGGTGATCGGCGCCGATCCCGAGGGGTCGATCTACTCCGGCGGCCCGTTGCACGGATACCTCGTCGAGGGCGTCGGCGAGGACTTCTGGCCGACCACCTTCGACCCCGCCGTCGTCGACCGGTACGAGCGCGTGGACGACGCCGAGGCCTTCGCCATGACGCGCCGCCTCGCGCGCGAGGAGGGTCTGCTCGTGGGCGGATCGGGCGGGATGGCGGTGGTCGCCGCCCTGCGCGCAGCCCGCGAGCTGCCCGCCGATGCCGTGGTCGTCGTGGTGCTGCCCGATCACGGCCGCGGCTACCTCAGCAAGATCTTCGACGACACCTGGATGACAGACCACGGATTCGCCGTCGAACCCACCACGAGCCGGCTCGCCGAAGCGGGCACCGACGAAGGAGCACAACGATGACCAACCCCGCAGCCCGCGCCTTCGCCAGCCTCGCGGTTCACGCAGGCCAGGACTTCGATCCGACCACGGGGGCGGTCATCCCCCCGATCCACATGAGCACCACGTTCGCCCAGGACGGTATCGGGGGCCTTCGCGGCGGCTACGAGTACGGCCGCAGCGGCAACCCCACCCGCACCGCGCTGGAGACGCAGCTCGCCGCCATCGAGCACGGCGAGCACGCGCTGTCGTTCTCCTCGGGCCTTGCCGCAGAAGACGCACTGCTGCGCGCCGTGCTGAAGCCGGGCGACGAGGTGCTCCTCGGCAGCGACGTCTACGGCGGCACCTACCGGCTGCTCGCCCGCGTGCTCGGCCCGTGGGGCGTCACGCTCCGCGTGGTCGACATGAGTGATCTGGATGCGGTCGCTGCCGCCCTCGAGGAGCGGCCCGCCCGCATCCTCTGGGTCGAGACACCGTCCAATCCGCTGCTGAAGGTCAGCGACATCGCGGGACTCGCCCGCCTCGGGCACGCGGCGGGCGCACTCGTCGTGGTCGACAACACGTTCGCGACCCCGGCGCTGCAGCAGCCGCTGGCTCTCGGCGCGGACGTGGTCGTGCACTCCACGACCAAGTATCTGGGCGGCCACTCCGACGTCGTGGGCGGGGCGCTCGTGACGAACGACGCGGAGCTCGCCGAGGCGGCGCGTTTCCTGCAGTTCGCGGTCGGCGCGGTCTCGAGCCCGTTCGACGCCTGGCTGACCACGCGCGGCATCAAGACCCTCGGTGTGCGCATGCAGCGGCACAGCGAGAACGGCGACGCCGTCGCGCGCTTCCTCGCCGGCCACGAGCGTGTCGCCGCCGTCTACTACCCGGGGCTCTCGACCCATCCCGGCCACGATGTTGCACGCACCCAGATGAGCGGGTTCGGCGGCATCGTGTCGCTCGCGCTCGCCGACCAGGCCGCAGCCCGCCGCTTCGCCGAGTCGACGCGCCTGTTCACCCTCGCCGAGTCGCTCGGAGGCGTCGAGTCCCTGGTGAACTACCCCGA
Proteins encoded:
- a CDS encoding MetQ/NlpA family ABC transporter substrate-binding protein, with the protein product MSEKSPESPDLRTALDASRRRRRTTWLSVAAVAVVAVIVGVVAIVANLTRSEEPAAAAAGTERAALRIAVSEDNDFQAAVADIASEKGLDVTWVNVDDWVLPNTELAAGTVDGNAFQHILYLSNFNAQNGEDLTPVFSTLITQWGIFSATLGDTDEIPDGGRIAIPDDPSNGGRALGILASAGLIELSEDAGDFPSVDDVTANPKNLEFVPIAATTIPQQFDDPSLSAVVVGLSYFDPSQGITADKALYLDDSLDEKNLPYINVVASRADNADDPAWKILEEAYADPRAAAALEKEDKGATVLVQVPVETLRTKLADLEKSAAANG
- a CDS encoding pyridoxal-phosphate dependent enzyme, which translates into the protein MRYASNVAALVGNTPLVKLNRVTDGIAATVLAKVEYFNPGGSAKDRIAKNIIDAAERDGLLRPGGTIVEPTSGNTGVGLALVALERGYRMIFVVPDKFAGEKVAVLRAYGAEVVMTPTSVPPEHPDSYYSVSDRLASEIPGAFKPNQFANQNGPRGHFETTGPEIWADTDGAVTHFVAGIGTGGTISGTGRFLKQASEGRVTVIGADPEGSIYSGGPLHGYLVEGVGEDFWPTTFDPAVVDRYERVDDAEAFAMTRRLAREEGLLVGGSGGMAVVAALRAARELPADAVVVVVLPDHGRGYLSKIFDDTWMTDHGFAVEPTTSRLAEAGTDEGAQR
- a CDS encoding cystathionine gamma-synthase; the encoded protein is MTNPAARAFASLAVHAGQDFDPTTGAVIPPIHMSTTFAQDGIGGLRGGYEYGRSGNPTRTALETQLAAIEHGEHALSFSSGLAAEDALLRAVLKPGDEVLLGSDVYGGTYRLLARVLGPWGVTLRVVDMSDLDAVAAALEERPARILWVETPSNPLLKVSDIAGLARLGHAAGALVVVDNTFATPALQQPLALGADVVVHSTTKYLGGHSDVVGGALVTNDAELAEAARFLQFAVGAVSSPFDAWLTTRGIKTLGVRMQRHSENGDAVARFLAGHERVAAVYYPGLSTHPGHDVARTQMSGFGGIVSLALADQAAARRFAESTRLFTLAESLGGVESLVNYPDAMTHASVRGTELAVPTEVVRLSVGIEDAEDLIVDLDAALATL